A window of Sander vitreus isolate 19-12246 chromosome 18, sanVit1, whole genome shotgun sequence contains these coding sequences:
- the LOC144533182 gene encoding serine/threonine-protein kinase Sgk1 isoform X3, which produces MRTPSDLKAFMKQRRMGLNDFIQRLATNSYACKHPEVQSILNLSPPQDAELMNTNPSPPPSPSQQINLGPSSNPSAKPSDFHFLKVIGKGSFGKVLLARHRADDEFYAVKVLQKKAILKKKEEKHIMSERNVLLKNVKHPFLVGLHYSFQTADKLYFILDYINGGELFYHLQRERCFLEPRARFYAAEIGSALGYLHSLNIVYRDLKPENILLDSQGHIILTDFGLCKENIEPNGTTSTFCGTPEYLAPEVLHKQPYDRTVDWWCLGAVLYEMLYGLPPFYSRNTAEMYDNILNKPLQLKPNISNAARHLLEGLLQKDRTKRLGCTDDFIEIKNHMFFSPINWDDLNAKKITPPFNPNVTGPNDLRHFDPEFTDEPVPNSIGCSPDSALATASIKEAAEAFVGFSYAPSMDSYL; this is translated from the exons ATGAGAACTCCTTCCGATCTGAAAG CATTTATGAAACAGAGGAGAATGGGTCTGAACGACTTCATTCAGAGGCTTGCCACAAACTCCTACGCCTGCAAGCA tcctgAAGTTCAGTCTATTCTGAACTTGAGTCCCCCTCAGGATGCTGAGCTCATGAACACAAACCCCTCTCCTCCT CCTAGTCCATCCCAACAGATCAACCTCGGTCCGTCCTCCAACCCCTCGGCCAAACCCAGCGACTTTCACTTCCTCAAAGTGATCGGCAAGGGCAGCTTCGGCAAGGTCTTGCTCGCACGCCATCGTGCAGATGATGAGTTTTACGCAGTCAAAGTCCTACAGAAAAAGGCCATCCTCAAGAAGAAGGAG GAGAAACACATCATGTCAGAGAGGAATGTGCTGCTAAAGAATGTCAAGCACCCGTTCTTGGTGGGCCTGCACTACTCTTTCCAAACAGCGGACAAACTCTACTTCATCTTGGACTACATCAATGGAGGAGAG CTGTTCTACCATCTACAGAGAGAGCGCTGCTTCCTCGAGCCCAGAGCCAGGTTCTACGCGGCAGAGATCGGCAGCGCACTGGGCTACCTCCACTCCCTCAACATCGTCTACAGAGACCTGAAGCCAGAGAACATCCTGCTGGACTCACAGGGACACATCATTCTTACAGATTTCGGCCTGTGCAAGGAGAACATTGAACCCAACGGGACCACGTCGACCTTCTGCGGTACGCCAGAG TATTTAGCTCCTGAGGTTCTACACAAGCAGCCGTATGACAGGACTGTAGACTGGTGGTGTTTAGGAGCTGTTCTCTATGAGATGCTCTACGGCCTG CCTCCGTTCTACAGCCGCAACACAGCAGAAATGTATGACAACATATTGAACAAGCCGCTGCAGCTGAAACCCAACATTTCCAATGCAGCCAGACACTTGCTGGAGGGCCTGCTGCAGAAGGACCGAACCAAGAGGCTGGGCTGCACAGACGACTTT ATTGAAATTAAGAACCACATGTTCTTCTCCCCCATCAACTGGGATGACCTCAATGCCAAAAAGATCACCCCTCCCTTCAACCCCAACGTG ACGGGACCCAACGACCTGCGGCACTTTGATCCAGAGTTCACAGACGAGCCGGTGCCAAACTCCATTGGTTGTTCCCCAGACAGCGCGCTCGCCACAGCAAGCATCAAAGAGGCTGCAGAGGCCTTTGTGGGCTTCTCCTATGCCCCGTCTATGGACTCTTACCTATAG
- the LOC144533182 gene encoding serine/threonine-protein kinase Sgk1 isoform X4, which yields MKQRRMGLNDFIQRLATNSYACKHPEVQSILNLSPPQDAELMNTNPSPPPSPSQQINLGPSSNPSAKPSDFHFLKVIGKGSFGKVLLARHRADDEFYAVKVLQKKAILKKKEEKHIMSERNVLLKNVKHPFLVGLHYSFQTADKLYFILDYINGGELFYHLQRERCFLEPRARFYAAEIGSALGYLHSLNIVYRDLKPENILLDSQGHIILTDFGLCKENIEPNGTTSTFCGTPEYLAPEVLHKQPYDRTVDWWCLGAVLYEMLYGLPPFYSRNTAEMYDNILNKPLQLKPNISNAARHLLEGLLQKDRTKRLGCTDDFIEIKNHMFFSPINWDDLNAKKITPPFNPNVTGPNDLRHFDPEFTDEPVPNSIGCSPDSALATASIKEAAEAFVGFSYAPSMDSYL from the exons ATGAAACAGAGGAGAATGGGTCTGAACGACTTCATTCAGAGGCTTGCCACAAACTCCTACGCCTGCAAGCA tcctgAAGTTCAGTCTATTCTGAACTTGAGTCCCCCTCAGGATGCTGAGCTCATGAACACAAACCCCTCTCCTCCT CCTAGTCCATCCCAACAGATCAACCTCGGTCCGTCCTCCAACCCCTCGGCCAAACCCAGCGACTTTCACTTCCTCAAAGTGATCGGCAAGGGCAGCTTCGGCAAGGTCTTGCTCGCACGCCATCGTGCAGATGATGAGTTTTACGCAGTCAAAGTCCTACAGAAAAAGGCCATCCTCAAGAAGAAGGAG GAGAAACACATCATGTCAGAGAGGAATGTGCTGCTAAAGAATGTCAAGCACCCGTTCTTGGTGGGCCTGCACTACTCTTTCCAAACAGCGGACAAACTCTACTTCATCTTGGACTACATCAATGGAGGAGAG CTGTTCTACCATCTACAGAGAGAGCGCTGCTTCCTCGAGCCCAGAGCCAGGTTCTACGCGGCAGAGATCGGCAGCGCACTGGGCTACCTCCACTCCCTCAACATCGTCTACAGAGACCTGAAGCCAGAGAACATCCTGCTGGACTCACAGGGACACATCATTCTTACAGATTTCGGCCTGTGCAAGGAGAACATTGAACCCAACGGGACCACGTCGACCTTCTGCGGTACGCCAGAG TATTTAGCTCCTGAGGTTCTACACAAGCAGCCGTATGACAGGACTGTAGACTGGTGGTGTTTAGGAGCTGTTCTCTATGAGATGCTCTACGGCCTG CCTCCGTTCTACAGCCGCAACACAGCAGAAATGTATGACAACATATTGAACAAGCCGCTGCAGCTGAAACCCAACATTTCCAATGCAGCCAGACACTTGCTGGAGGGCCTGCTGCAGAAGGACCGAACCAAGAGGCTGGGCTGCACAGACGACTTT ATTGAAATTAAGAACCACATGTTCTTCTCCCCCATCAACTGGGATGACCTCAATGCCAAAAAGATCACCCCTCCCTTCAACCCCAACGTG ACGGGACCCAACGACCTGCGGCACTTTGATCCAGAGTTCACAGACGAGCCGGTGCCAAACTCCATTGGTTGTTCCCCAGACAGCGCGCTCGCCACAGCAAGCATCAAAGAGGCTGCAGAGGCCTTTGTGGGCTTCTCCTATGCCCCGTCTATGGACTCTTACCTATAG
- the LOC144533182 gene encoding serine/threonine-protein kinase Sgk1 isoform X1, producing the protein MTIKTETEKSVLTYSKSKGIVALVTAFMKQRRMGLNDFIQRLATNSYACKHPEVQSILNLSPPQDAELMNTNPSPPPSPSQQINLGPSSNPSAKPSDFHFLKVIGKGSFGKVLLARHRADDEFYAVKVLQKKAILKKKEEKHIMSERNVLLKNVKHPFLVGLHYSFQTADKLYFILDYINGGELFYHLQRERCFLEPRARFYAAEIGSALGYLHSLNIVYRDLKPENILLDSQGHIILTDFGLCKENIEPNGTTSTFCGTPEYLAPEVLHKQPYDRTVDWWCLGAVLYEMLYGLPPFYSRNTAEMYDNILNKPLQLKPNISNAARHLLEGLLQKDRTKRLGCTDDFIEIKNHMFFSPINWDDLNAKKITPPFNPNVTGPNDLRHFDPEFTDEPVPNSIGCSPDSALATASIKEAAEAFVGFSYAPSMDSYL; encoded by the exons ATGACTAttaaaacagagacagaaaagtcTGTCCTGACTTACTCCAAATCTAAAGGGATAGTGGCATTAGTCACCG CATTTATGAAACAGAGGAGAATGGGTCTGAACGACTTCATTCAGAGGCTTGCCACAAACTCCTACGCCTGCAAGCA tcctgAAGTTCAGTCTATTCTGAACTTGAGTCCCCCTCAGGATGCTGAGCTCATGAACACAAACCCCTCTCCTCCT CCTAGTCCATCCCAACAGATCAACCTCGGTCCGTCCTCCAACCCCTCGGCCAAACCCAGCGACTTTCACTTCCTCAAAGTGATCGGCAAGGGCAGCTTCGGCAAGGTCTTGCTCGCACGCCATCGTGCAGATGATGAGTTTTACGCAGTCAAAGTCCTACAGAAAAAGGCCATCCTCAAGAAGAAGGAG GAGAAACACATCATGTCAGAGAGGAATGTGCTGCTAAAGAATGTCAAGCACCCGTTCTTGGTGGGCCTGCACTACTCTTTCCAAACAGCGGACAAACTCTACTTCATCTTGGACTACATCAATGGAGGAGAG CTGTTCTACCATCTACAGAGAGAGCGCTGCTTCCTCGAGCCCAGAGCCAGGTTCTACGCGGCAGAGATCGGCAGCGCACTGGGCTACCTCCACTCCCTCAACATCGTCTACAGAGACCTGAAGCCAGAGAACATCCTGCTGGACTCACAGGGACACATCATTCTTACAGATTTCGGCCTGTGCAAGGAGAACATTGAACCCAACGGGACCACGTCGACCTTCTGCGGTACGCCAGAG TATTTAGCTCCTGAGGTTCTACACAAGCAGCCGTATGACAGGACTGTAGACTGGTGGTGTTTAGGAGCTGTTCTCTATGAGATGCTCTACGGCCTG CCTCCGTTCTACAGCCGCAACACAGCAGAAATGTATGACAACATATTGAACAAGCCGCTGCAGCTGAAACCCAACATTTCCAATGCAGCCAGACACTTGCTGGAGGGCCTGCTGCAGAAGGACCGAACCAAGAGGCTGGGCTGCACAGACGACTTT ATTGAAATTAAGAACCACATGTTCTTCTCCCCCATCAACTGGGATGACCTCAATGCCAAAAAGATCACCCCTCCCTTCAACCCCAACGTG ACGGGACCCAACGACCTGCGGCACTTTGATCCAGAGTTCACAGACGAGCCGGTGCCAAACTCCATTGGTTGTTCCCCAGACAGCGCGCTCGCCACAGCAAGCATCAAAGAGGCTGCAGAGGCCTTTGTGGGCTTCTCCTATGCCCCGTCTATGGACTCTTACCTATAG
- the LOC144533182 gene encoding serine/threonine-protein kinase Sgk1 isoform X2, translating to MKDKTTALTSFMKQRRMGLNDFIQRLATNSYACKHPEVQSILNLSPPQDAELMNTNPSPPPSPSQQINLGPSSNPSAKPSDFHFLKVIGKGSFGKVLLARHRADDEFYAVKVLQKKAILKKKEEKHIMSERNVLLKNVKHPFLVGLHYSFQTADKLYFILDYINGGELFYHLQRERCFLEPRARFYAAEIGSALGYLHSLNIVYRDLKPENILLDSQGHIILTDFGLCKENIEPNGTTSTFCGTPEYLAPEVLHKQPYDRTVDWWCLGAVLYEMLYGLPPFYSRNTAEMYDNILNKPLQLKPNISNAARHLLEGLLQKDRTKRLGCTDDFIEIKNHMFFSPINWDDLNAKKITPPFNPNVTGPNDLRHFDPEFTDEPVPNSIGCSPDSALATASIKEAAEAFVGFSYAPSMDSYL from the exons atgaaagacaaaacaacCGCTTTGACAT CATTTATGAAACAGAGGAGAATGGGTCTGAACGACTTCATTCAGAGGCTTGCCACAAACTCCTACGCCTGCAAGCA tcctgAAGTTCAGTCTATTCTGAACTTGAGTCCCCCTCAGGATGCTGAGCTCATGAACACAAACCCCTCTCCTCCT CCTAGTCCATCCCAACAGATCAACCTCGGTCCGTCCTCCAACCCCTCGGCCAAACCCAGCGACTTTCACTTCCTCAAAGTGATCGGCAAGGGCAGCTTCGGCAAGGTCTTGCTCGCACGCCATCGTGCAGATGATGAGTTTTACGCAGTCAAAGTCCTACAGAAAAAGGCCATCCTCAAGAAGAAGGAG GAGAAACACATCATGTCAGAGAGGAATGTGCTGCTAAAGAATGTCAAGCACCCGTTCTTGGTGGGCCTGCACTACTCTTTCCAAACAGCGGACAAACTCTACTTCATCTTGGACTACATCAATGGAGGAGAG CTGTTCTACCATCTACAGAGAGAGCGCTGCTTCCTCGAGCCCAGAGCCAGGTTCTACGCGGCAGAGATCGGCAGCGCACTGGGCTACCTCCACTCCCTCAACATCGTCTACAGAGACCTGAAGCCAGAGAACATCCTGCTGGACTCACAGGGACACATCATTCTTACAGATTTCGGCCTGTGCAAGGAGAACATTGAACCCAACGGGACCACGTCGACCTTCTGCGGTACGCCAGAG TATTTAGCTCCTGAGGTTCTACACAAGCAGCCGTATGACAGGACTGTAGACTGGTGGTGTTTAGGAGCTGTTCTCTATGAGATGCTCTACGGCCTG CCTCCGTTCTACAGCCGCAACACAGCAGAAATGTATGACAACATATTGAACAAGCCGCTGCAGCTGAAACCCAACATTTCCAATGCAGCCAGACACTTGCTGGAGGGCCTGCTGCAGAAGGACCGAACCAAGAGGCTGGGCTGCACAGACGACTTT ATTGAAATTAAGAACCACATGTTCTTCTCCCCCATCAACTGGGATGACCTCAATGCCAAAAAGATCACCCCTCCCTTCAACCCCAACGTG ACGGGACCCAACGACCTGCGGCACTTTGATCCAGAGTTCACAGACGAGCCGGTGCCAAACTCCATTGGTTGTTCCCCAGACAGCGCGCTCGCCACAGCAAGCATCAAAGAGGCTGCAGAGGCCTTTGTGGGCTTCTCCTATGCCCCGTCTATGGACTCTTACCTATAG